In the Oryza glaberrima chromosome 6, OglaRS2, whole genome shotgun sequence genome, one interval contains:
- the LOC127776459 gene encoding villin-3 isoform X2: protein MAVSMREVDAVFQGAGQKDALEIWRIEKLQAVPVPKESHGRFFTGDSYVILKTTALKNGSFRHDIHYWLGKDTSQDEAGTAAIKTVELDAALGGRAVQYREVQGNETERFLSYFKPCIIPEEGGIASGFRHTEINEREHVTRLFVCRGKHTVHVKEVPFARSSLNHDDIFILDTKSKIFQFNGSNSSIQERAKALEVVQYLKDSNHEGKCDVGSVEDGKLMADADAGEFWGLFGGFAPLPRKTFSDLNGKDSAFSSKLICLNKGQTVPVDFDVLTRELLDSTKCYLLDCGSEIYVWMGRETPLEERKRAGSAAEELLREGNRPKSHIVRLMEGFETVIFRSKFSKWPKKADAVVSDESRGKVAALLKRQGFNVKGLAKAAPVKEEPQPQIDCTGNLQVWRVNGTEKTFLSFSEQCKFYSGDCYIFQYSYPGEEGEECLIGTWFGKKSVQDEKTTAISVASKMVESLKFQAVMVRLYEGKEPAEFFSIFQNLVIFKGGVSTGYKKFISENGIEDDTYSENGVALFRVQGSGPENMQAIQVDTAATSLNSSYCYVLHDGDTLFTWIGNLSSSMDQELAERQLDVIKPNLQSRMLKEGSEYDQFWKLLGVKSEYPSQKIAKDQESDPHLFSCTFSKGVLKVREIFNFTQDDLMTEDVFILDCHSCVFVWVGQRVDTKMRAQALSVGEKFLELDILMENSSQETPVYVITEGSEPQFFTRFFTWDSAKSAMHGNSFERRLSIVKDGVKPKLDKPKRRPTTSSSHTGRSSVPDKSQRSRSMSFSPDRVRVRGRSPAFNALAANFENPNARNLSTPPPAIRKPSPKSPSSDPTKPPQRAASIAAISASFERPRPTLIPKSIKASPDVNKPQVEASKPKPEANGKDSTPSKDSPTVTPTIQEDLKEGQPENEEGLPVYPYERLRTSSINPVTDIDVTKRETYLSAAEFRERFGMTKEAFAKLPKWKQNRLKIALQLF, encoded by the exons ATGGCTGTTTCAATGAGGGAAGTGGATGCGGTCTTTCAAGGGGCTGGTCAAAAAGA TGCATTGGAAATATGGCGGATTGAAAAACTGCAAGCTGTTCCAGTTCCCAAGGAATCACATGGGAGATTTTTCACAGGAGATTCCTATGTGATATTGAAG ACAACCGCTCTTAAAAATGGTTCTTTTCGGCATGATATCCATTATTGGCTTGGTAAAGATACCAGTCAG GATGAAGCTGGTACAGCTGCAATCAAGACTGTGGAATTGGATGCTGCTCTTGGTGGACGTGCTGTTCAATACCGTGAAGTACAGGGGAATGAGACAGAGAGATTTCTTTCATATTTTAAACCTTGTATTATACCAGAGGAAGGTGGAATTGCATCTGGTTTCAGGCATACTGAAATCAATGAACGGGAGCATGTGACAAGGTTATTTGTCTGCAGAGGAAAGCATACAGTCCATGTCAAAGAG GTTCCGTTTGCAAGATCATCGCTGAACCATgatgatatatttattttagatacAAAGTCCAAAATATTCCAGTTCAATGGATCGAATTCAAGTATTCAGGAGAGGGCTAAAGCCCTTGAGGTTGTGCAATATTTGAAAGACAGCAACCATGAGGGAAAATGTGACGTAGGTTCAGTTG AGGACGGCAAGCTGATGGCAGATGCTGACGCCGGTGAATTCTGGGGTCTCTTTGGTGGATTTGCACCTCTTCCAAGAAAAACCTTTTCTGATCTTAATGGAAAAGATTCTGCTTTCTCTTCGAAGTTGATCTG tcTAAATAAGGGTCAGACAGTACCAGTTGATTTTGATGTTCTAACAAGAGAGTTGCTAGATTCAACAAAGTGCTATCTGCTAGACTGTGGATCTGAAATTTATGTCTGGATGGGTAGAGAGACACCACTCGAAGAGAGGAAACGGGCAGGATCTGCTGCAGAG GAATTACTTCGTGAAGGAAACAGGCCAAAATCTCATATTGTTCGTCTCATGGAAGGATTTGAGACTGTCATATTCCGATCGAAATTCAGTAAATGGCCTAAGAAAGCTGATGCTGTTGTGTCTGATGAGAGCAGAGGAAAAGTTGCAG CTCTTCTTAAGCGACAAGGATTTAATGTTAAGGGTCTTGCAAAAGCTGCTCCTGTGAAGGAAGAGCCTCAACCTCAAATTGATTGCACAGGCAACCTGCAG GTTTGGCGTGTAAATGGCACTGAAAAGACATTCCTTTCATTCTCTGAGCAATGCAAATTCTACAGTGGGGACTGTTATATCTTTCAATATAGCTATCCTGGTGAGGAAGGCGAGGAGTGTCTCATTGGTACTTGGTTCGGGAAAAAGAGTGTTCAG GACGAGAAGACTACAGCCATTTCAGTTGCTAGCAAGATGGTTGAGTCTCTGAAATTTCAGGCAGTCATG GTTCGCCTTTATGAAGGAAAGGAACCAGCTGAGTTTTTCTCAATATTTCAGAACCTGGTTATCTTCAAG GGTGGTGTTAGTACTGGGTATAAGAAATTTATCTCAGAAAACGGTATTGAGGATGACACATATTCAGAAAATGGGGTTGCCCTTTTCCGGGTTCAAGGCTCTGGACCAGAAAATATGCAAGCCATTCAAGTTGATACG GCTGCTACCTCGCTGAACTCTTCTTATTGTTATGTACTACATGATGGAGATACACTATTTACATGGATTGGGAATTTAAGCTCGTCAATGGATCAAGAGCTTGCTGAGAGGCAGCTGGATGTGATCAAG CCAAATCTTCAGTCCAGAATGCTCAAGGAAGGGTCAGAATATGATCAGTTTTGGAAGCTACTTGGAGTCAAGTCAGAGTACCCCAGCCAGAAGATTGCAAAAGATCAAGAAAGTGATCCTCATTTGTTCTCTTGTACTTTTTCAAAGG GAGTGCTTAAG GTTAGAGAAATATTCAACTTTACTCAAGATGATTTGATGACGGAGGACGTTTTTATTTTGGACTGTCATTCATGTGTCTTCGTATGGGTTGGACAACGTGTGGACACAAAAATGCGAGCACAAGCTTTGAGCGTTGGAGAG AAATTTTTAGAACTTGACATTTTGATGGAGAACTCATCACAAGAAACACCAGTTTATGTCATCACTGAAGGGAGTGAGCCCCAATTTTTCACCAGGTTCTTCACTTGGGACTCTGCAAAATCAGCC ATGCATGGAAACTCATTTGAAAGGAGGTTATCTATAGTGAAGGATGGAGTAAAACCAAAATTAGAT aaaccTAAAAGAAGGCCAACGACATCATCATCACACACTGGACGATCCAGTGTACCTGATAAATCTCAGCGCTCCAGAAGTATGTCGTTCAGTCCTGACCGTGTAAGAGTCAGAGGAAGATCCCCAGCATTCAATGCATTAGCTGCTAACTTTGAGAACCCAAATGCTCGGAATCTATCAACACCTCCACCAGCTATCAGAAAACCATCTCCGAAGTCCCCCTCTTCAGATCCTACAAAGCCACCTCAACGAGCTGCTTCAATTGCTGCAATTTCTGCTTCTTTCGAGCGACCTAGGCCAACTCTGATACCAAAGTCAATCAAAG CGAGTCCTGATGTAAACAAGCCCCAAGTTGAAGCAAGCAAGCCTAAACCAGAGGCAAATGGCAAGGATAGTACCCCTTCAAAGGATAGCCCAACAGTAACTCCAACGATACAGGAAGATCTGAAGGAGGGACAGCCAGAAAACGAGGAAGGGCTCCCAGTGTATCCATACGAACGCTTGAGGACATCTTCCATCAATCCTGTGACAGACATTGATGTGACTAAGCGTGAG ACATATCTATCTGCGGCGGAGTTCAGGGAAAGGTTTGGGATGACAAAGGAAGCTTTTGCGAAGCTACCAAAGTGGAAGCAGAATAGGTTAAAGATTGCCCTTCAGCTGTTTTAA
- the LOC127775687 gene encoding glutaredoxin-C8, with protein sequence MAALLGRRFGMAAAALIALAALGSAASGTASKSSFVKSTVKAHDVVIFSKSYCPYCRRAKAVFKELELKKEPYVVELDQREDGWEIQDALSDMVGRRTVPQVFVHGKHLGGSDDTVEAYESGKLAKLLNIDVKEDL encoded by the exons atggcggcgctgctggGCCGGAGGttcgggatggcggcggcggcgctcatcGCCCTCGCGGCGCTCGGATCCGCCGCCTCGGGGACGGCGTCCAAGTCGTCCTTCGTGAAATCCACCGTCAAAGCCCACGACGTCGTCATCTTCTCCAAGTCATACTGCCC GTACTGTAGAAGAGCCAAAGCTGTGTTCAAGGAACTTGAACTGAAGAAGGAGCCGTATGTTGTGGAGCTTGATCAACGAG AGGATGGTTGGGAGATTCAGGATGCCTTATCTGACATGGTTGGCAGGCGAACTGTTCCTCAAGTTTTTGTCCATGGGAAGCACCTGGGTGGCTCTGATG ATACTGTTGAAGCATATGAGAGTGGCAAGCTAGCCAAACTTTTGAACATTGATGTCAAAGAAGATCTTTGA
- the LOC127777419 gene encoding protein trichome birefringence-like 5, whose protein sequence is MPPAAALLPWRRLVVPLLAVVSVPFVLPLALPFLLRSSSSRQPLSVHRLDWLPPLSPLPRTPDPSTPPPPPLTLPLAPPTTPPPPPSTLPMAPPTRSSPAASPPPPEKDEGGGTTCDLYDGEWARDEAARPLYAPGTCPYVDEAYACASNGRPDAAYTRWRWAPRRCRLPRFNATDFLATLRGKRLMLVGDSMNRNQFESLLCILREAIPDKTRMFETHGYRISKGRGYFVFKFVDYDCTVEFVRSHFLVREGVRYNRQKNSNPILQIDRIDKSASRWRKVDVLVFNTGHWWTHGKTARGINYYKEGDMLYPQFDSTEAYRRALKTWARWIDKNMDPAKSVVFYRGYSTAHFRGGEWDSGGSCSGETEPTLRGAVIGSYPRKMRVVEEVIGRMRFPVRLLNVTKLTNFRKDGHPSVYGKAAAGKKVSRRKQDCSHWCLPGVPDAWNELIYASLVLEPKPRSWKHH, encoded by the exons atgccgcccgcggcggcgctgctcccgTGGCGGCGCCTCGTCGTcccgctcctcgccgtcgtctccgtgCCTTTCGTTCTCCCGCTCGCACTCCCgttcctcctccgctcctcctcctctcgccagcCGCTCTCCGTCCACCGCCTCGACTGGCTCCCTCCTCTGTCCCCGCTGCCTCGCACCCCGGATCCAtcaactccgccgccgccgccattgacgCTCCCGTTGGCGCCACCgaccactccgccgccgccgccatcgactcTCCCGATGGCACCACCAAcgaggtcgtcgccggccgcttccccgccgcctcccgagAAGGACGAGGGTGGAGGAACGACATGCGACTTGTACGACGGGGAGTGGGCtcgcgacgaggcggcgcggccgctgTACGCGCCGGGGACGTGCCCCTACGTCGACGAGGCGTACGCCTGCGCGTCGAACGGCCGGCCGGACGCCGCGTACACGCGGTGGCGatgggcgccgcggcggtgccGCCTCCCcag GTTCAACGCGACGGATTTCCTGGCGACGCTGCGGGGCAAGCGGCTGATGCTCGTCGGCGACTCCATGAACCGGAACCAGTTCGAGTCCCTGCTCTGCATCCTCCGCGAGGCCATCCCGGACAAGACGAGGATGTTCGAGACCCACGGCTACAGGATCAGCAAGGGCCGCGGCTACTTCGTCTTCAAGTTCGTG GATTACGACTGCACTGTTGAGTTCGTGCGATCGCATTTCCTTGTCCGGGAAGGCGTGCGCTACAATCGGCAGAAGAACTCCAACCCGATCCTCCAGATTGACCGGATCGACAAGTCGGCGAGCCGGTGGAGGAAGGTCGATGTCCTCGTCTTCAACACCGGCCACTGGTGGACGCACGGCAAGACGGCGAGAGG CATCAACTACTACAAGGAAGGCGACATGCTGTACCCACAATTCGACTCGACTGAAGCTTACAGGAGAGCTCTCAAGACCTGGGCTCGCTGGATCGACAAGAACATGGACCCGGCCAAGAGTGTCGTCTTCTACCGAGGCTACTCCACTGCACATTTCAG GGGAGGGGAGTGGGATTCGGGTGGGTCGTGCAGCGGGGAGACGGAGCCGACGCTCAGAGGGGCGGTGATCGGCAGCTACCCGCGGAAGATGAGGGTCGTGGAGGAGGTGATCGGGAGGATGCGGTTCCCGGTGCGTCTGCTCAACGTGACGAAGCTGACCAACTTCCGCAAGGACGGCCACCCGTCGGTGtacggcaaggcggcggcggggaagaaggTGTCGAGGAGGAAGCAGGATTGCAGCCACTGGTGCCTCCCCGGCGTGCCGGACGCGTGGAACGAGCTGATCTACGCGTCCCTCGTGTTGGAACCCAAGCCCAGATCATGGAAACACCACTAG
- the LOC127776459 gene encoding villin-3 isoform X1, protein MVPKKVWGVQQLNPMPHARSATGEHTFSSLLKQKSPKTSPTKPRGSMAVSMREVDAVFQGAGQKDALEIWRIEKLQAVPVPKESHGRFFTGDSYVILKTTALKNGSFRHDIHYWLGKDTSQDEAGTAAIKTVELDAALGGRAVQYREVQGNETERFLSYFKPCIIPEEGGIASGFRHTEINEREHVTRLFVCRGKHTVHVKEVPFARSSLNHDDIFILDTKSKIFQFNGSNSSIQERAKALEVVQYLKDSNHEGKCDVGSVEDGKLMADADAGEFWGLFGGFAPLPRKTFSDLNGKDSAFSSKLICLNKGQTVPVDFDVLTRELLDSTKCYLLDCGSEIYVWMGRETPLEERKRAGSAAEELLREGNRPKSHIVRLMEGFETVIFRSKFSKWPKKADAVVSDESRGKVAALLKRQGFNVKGLAKAAPVKEEPQPQIDCTGNLQVWRVNGTEKTFLSFSEQCKFYSGDCYIFQYSYPGEEGEECLIGTWFGKKSVQDEKTTAISVASKMVESLKFQAVMVRLYEGKEPAEFFSIFQNLVIFKGGVSTGYKKFISENGIEDDTYSENGVALFRVQGSGPENMQAIQVDTAATSLNSSYCYVLHDGDTLFTWIGNLSSSMDQELAERQLDVIKPNLQSRMLKEGSEYDQFWKLLGVKSEYPSQKIAKDQESDPHLFSCTFSKGVLKVREIFNFTQDDLMTEDVFILDCHSCVFVWVGQRVDTKMRAQALSVGEKFLELDILMENSSQETPVYVITEGSEPQFFTRFFTWDSAKSAMHGNSFERRLSIVKDGVKPKLDKPKRRPTTSSSHTGRSSVPDKSQRSRSMSFSPDRVRVRGRSPAFNALAANFENPNARNLSTPPPAIRKPSPKSPSSDPTKPPQRAASIAAISASFERPRPTLIPKSIKASPDVNKPQVEASKPKPEANGKDSTPSKDSPTVTPTIQEDLKEGQPENEEGLPVYPYERLRTSSINPVTDIDVTKRETYLSAAEFRERFGMTKEAFAKLPKWKQNRLKIALQLF, encoded by the exons ATGGTTCCCAAAAAGGTTTGGGGGGTTCAACAGCTGAACCCCATGCCCCATGCTAGATCCGCCACTGGGGAG cacacattttcttctctcctgAAGCAAAAATCACCCAAGACCAGCCCTACAAAACCTAGGGGTTCTATGGCTGTTTCAATGAGGGAAGTGGATGCGGTCTTTCAAGGGGCTGGTCAAAAAGA TGCATTGGAAATATGGCGGATTGAAAAACTGCAAGCTGTTCCAGTTCCCAAGGAATCACATGGGAGATTTTTCACAGGAGATTCCTATGTGATATTGAAG ACAACCGCTCTTAAAAATGGTTCTTTTCGGCATGATATCCATTATTGGCTTGGTAAAGATACCAGTCAG GATGAAGCTGGTACAGCTGCAATCAAGACTGTGGAATTGGATGCTGCTCTTGGTGGACGTGCTGTTCAATACCGTGAAGTACAGGGGAATGAGACAGAGAGATTTCTTTCATATTTTAAACCTTGTATTATACCAGAGGAAGGTGGAATTGCATCTGGTTTCAGGCATACTGAAATCAATGAACGGGAGCATGTGACAAGGTTATTTGTCTGCAGAGGAAAGCATACAGTCCATGTCAAAGAG GTTCCGTTTGCAAGATCATCGCTGAACCATgatgatatatttattttagatacAAAGTCCAAAATATTCCAGTTCAATGGATCGAATTCAAGTATTCAGGAGAGGGCTAAAGCCCTTGAGGTTGTGCAATATTTGAAAGACAGCAACCATGAGGGAAAATGTGACGTAGGTTCAGTTG AGGACGGCAAGCTGATGGCAGATGCTGACGCCGGTGAATTCTGGGGTCTCTTTGGTGGATTTGCACCTCTTCCAAGAAAAACCTTTTCTGATCTTAATGGAAAAGATTCTGCTTTCTCTTCGAAGTTGATCTG tcTAAATAAGGGTCAGACAGTACCAGTTGATTTTGATGTTCTAACAAGAGAGTTGCTAGATTCAACAAAGTGCTATCTGCTAGACTGTGGATCTGAAATTTATGTCTGGATGGGTAGAGAGACACCACTCGAAGAGAGGAAACGGGCAGGATCTGCTGCAGAG GAATTACTTCGTGAAGGAAACAGGCCAAAATCTCATATTGTTCGTCTCATGGAAGGATTTGAGACTGTCATATTCCGATCGAAATTCAGTAAATGGCCTAAGAAAGCTGATGCTGTTGTGTCTGATGAGAGCAGAGGAAAAGTTGCAG CTCTTCTTAAGCGACAAGGATTTAATGTTAAGGGTCTTGCAAAAGCTGCTCCTGTGAAGGAAGAGCCTCAACCTCAAATTGATTGCACAGGCAACCTGCAG GTTTGGCGTGTAAATGGCACTGAAAAGACATTCCTTTCATTCTCTGAGCAATGCAAATTCTACAGTGGGGACTGTTATATCTTTCAATATAGCTATCCTGGTGAGGAAGGCGAGGAGTGTCTCATTGGTACTTGGTTCGGGAAAAAGAGTGTTCAG GACGAGAAGACTACAGCCATTTCAGTTGCTAGCAAGATGGTTGAGTCTCTGAAATTTCAGGCAGTCATG GTTCGCCTTTATGAAGGAAAGGAACCAGCTGAGTTTTTCTCAATATTTCAGAACCTGGTTATCTTCAAG GGTGGTGTTAGTACTGGGTATAAGAAATTTATCTCAGAAAACGGTATTGAGGATGACACATATTCAGAAAATGGGGTTGCCCTTTTCCGGGTTCAAGGCTCTGGACCAGAAAATATGCAAGCCATTCAAGTTGATACG GCTGCTACCTCGCTGAACTCTTCTTATTGTTATGTACTACATGATGGAGATACACTATTTACATGGATTGGGAATTTAAGCTCGTCAATGGATCAAGAGCTTGCTGAGAGGCAGCTGGATGTGATCAAG CCAAATCTTCAGTCCAGAATGCTCAAGGAAGGGTCAGAATATGATCAGTTTTGGAAGCTACTTGGAGTCAAGTCAGAGTACCCCAGCCAGAAGATTGCAAAAGATCAAGAAAGTGATCCTCATTTGTTCTCTTGTACTTTTTCAAAGG GAGTGCTTAAG GTTAGAGAAATATTCAACTTTACTCAAGATGATTTGATGACGGAGGACGTTTTTATTTTGGACTGTCATTCATGTGTCTTCGTATGGGTTGGACAACGTGTGGACACAAAAATGCGAGCACAAGCTTTGAGCGTTGGAGAG AAATTTTTAGAACTTGACATTTTGATGGAGAACTCATCACAAGAAACACCAGTTTATGTCATCACTGAAGGGAGTGAGCCCCAATTTTTCACCAGGTTCTTCACTTGGGACTCTGCAAAATCAGCC ATGCATGGAAACTCATTTGAAAGGAGGTTATCTATAGTGAAGGATGGAGTAAAACCAAAATTAGAT aaaccTAAAAGAAGGCCAACGACATCATCATCACACACTGGACGATCCAGTGTACCTGATAAATCTCAGCGCTCCAGAAGTATGTCGTTCAGTCCTGACCGTGTAAGAGTCAGAGGAAGATCCCCAGCATTCAATGCATTAGCTGCTAACTTTGAGAACCCAAATGCTCGGAATCTATCAACACCTCCACCAGCTATCAGAAAACCATCTCCGAAGTCCCCCTCTTCAGATCCTACAAAGCCACCTCAACGAGCTGCTTCAATTGCTGCAATTTCTGCTTCTTTCGAGCGACCTAGGCCAACTCTGATACCAAAGTCAATCAAAG CGAGTCCTGATGTAAACAAGCCCCAAGTTGAAGCAAGCAAGCCTAAACCAGAGGCAAATGGCAAGGATAGTACCCCTTCAAAGGATAGCCCAACAGTAACTCCAACGATACAGGAAGATCTGAAGGAGGGACAGCCAGAAAACGAGGAAGGGCTCCCAGTGTATCCATACGAACGCTTGAGGACATCTTCCATCAATCCTGTGACAGACATTGATGTGACTAAGCGTGAG ACATATCTATCTGCGGCGGAGTTCAGGGAAAGGTTTGGGATGACAAAGGAAGCTTTTGCGAAGCTACCAAAGTGGAAGCAGAATAGGTTAAAGATTGCCCTTCAGCTGTTTTAA
- the LOC127777266 gene encoding nuclear intron maturase 3, mitochondrial, with amino-acid sequence MLPRLRVLLPGTRGLSTASPAEAAEAPLSAAELELLLRRDHYSASTRRFHSFLPLLSHPSLLLSSALLLRRRAHPSLHSPPPEPPPLAPAAAAAAEAISSPSSHLRLLLPSRVKGRPLPVPTLPLRLATLSAASALDSVFAPRAATFAYRARHAAVRYLRSIPNASWFFRVAIPRQPFGPCHVRRLLSAISGKVDDPGFVEFLRELFASDAVAFELGGCELGRGLPQESELTATLLNIFFDPVDREVIAIREEVHKKNPRVKDDSVLHTPVRVYAVRYLDEMLVVTSGSKMLTIEVRDRILAVLERDLEVKVDKLGSSVHSAESEKMEFLGMEFQAVPPSVLHPPMSEKAKRARKMYLKRKAAKAQELKNARETRRKKLGLKILSHLFKKVRRGHEFEFDFQIESEVQQLFKEWAEEVVTEYFKSPEHCRYWHRLLTSGDFLSLARVRDQLPPELVDSYDKFQETLDRFLMPMRDRGTSDEEERLAEEEERQYEKRTVQDLTELKMRVNAPIELVRKAVKLAGFTNSMGRPRPIKLLICLDDTDIINWYAGVGRRWLDFFCCCRNFKMVKTVVSYHLRFSCFLTLAEKHECTKRQAISHYSKDLKVKNDDGVAEVHFPTECEIRMMGDKNLSDPKPVDGALTMIFVRLAVDDTTYPCVAHFCAETDTVIYRIRLLQNRLNVDPLNEKKWVQGLSAIHESLNKKCLPLCPMHASDLLLGKITLQDIDCTRFVDVE; translated from the coding sequence atgctcccccgcctccgcgtcctcctccccgGAACCCGCGGGCTCAGCACCGCGTCCcccgccgaggcggcggaggcgccgctctccgccgcggagctcgagctcctcctccgccgcgaccACTACTCCGCCTCCACCCGCAGGTTCCACTCCTTCCTCCCGCTCCTCTCCcacccttccctcctcctctcctccgcgctcctcctccgccgccgcgcccaccccTCGCTCCACTCCCCACCACCCGAGCCCCCTCCtctcgctcccgccgccgccgccgccgccgaagcgatctcctccccatcctcccacctccgcctcctcctcccctcccgcgtcAAGGGCCGCCCGCTCCCCGTCCCCACCCTCCCGCTCCGCCTCGCTACGCTCTCCGCCGCATCCGCCCTCGACTCCGTCTtcgccccgcgcgccgccaccttcgcctaCCGcgcccgccacgccgccgtccgctACCTCCGCTCCATCCCCAACGCGTCCTGGTTCTTCCGCGTCGCGATCCCGCGACAGCCCTTCGGCCCTTGTCacgtccgccgcctcctcagcGCCATCTCCGGTAAGGTTGATGATCCAGGCTTCGTGGAATTCCTGCGCGAGCTGTTCGCTTCCGATGCCGTAGCGTTCGAGCTCGGCGGCTGCGAGCTTGGCCGCGGGCTCCCACAGGAGTCGGAGCTCACCGCCACGCTGCTGAACATATTCTTCGATCCTGTCGATAGAGAGGTGATCGCCATCCGTGAGGAGGTGCACAAGAAGAATCCTAGAGTTAAGGATGACAGTGTTCTTCACACGCCTGTGAGAGTGTACGCGGTGCGGTATCTCGATGAGATGCTGGTTGTGACATCTGGTTCGAAGATGCTCACGATTGAGGTGAGGGATAGAATCCTTGCAGTCCTAGAGAGGGATTTGGAGGTGAAGGTGGACAAATTGGGGAGTTCAGTTCATAGTGCGGAGTCGGAGAAGATGGAGTTCCTTGGTATGGAATTCCAAGCGGTACCACCATCAGTCTTACACCCACCCATGTCAGAGAAGGCAAAGAGGGCAAGGAAGATGTATTTGAAGCGCAAGGCGGCAAAGGCACAGGAGCTGAAGAATGCTCGGGAAACACGGAGGAAGAAGCTTGGACTGAAGATATTGAGCCATTTGTTCAAGAAGGTGAGGCGGGGACATGAATTCGAGTTTGATTTCCAGATTGAGAGTGAAGTGCAGCAGCTGTTCAAGGAGTGGGCAGAGGAGGTTGTCACTGAATACTTCAAATCACCAGAGCATTGCAGATATTGGCATCGATTGCTCACTTCAGGTGATTTTTTGTCATTGGCTAGGGTGAGAGACCAGTTGCCACCAGAATTGGTGGATTCCTACGACAAGTTTCAAGAGACACTCGACAGGTTCTTGATGCCCATGAGAGACCGTGGTACATCTGATGAAGAGGAGAGGCTagcagaggaggaagagagacaGTATGAGAAGAGGACTGTTCAGGACTTGACAGAATTGAAGATGAGGGTCAATGCGCCAATAGAGCTGGTAAGGAAAGCAGTAAAGTTGGCTGGGTTTACAAATTCCATGGGACGGCCACGGCCAATCAAGCTACTAATCTGTTTGGATGATACAGATATTATCAATTGGTATGCAGGTGTTGGGAGGAGGTGGCTTGATTTTTTCTGCTGTTGTCGGAATTTCAAGATGGTCAAAACTGTTGTTAGTTACCACTTGAGGTTCTCCTGCTTCTTGACATTGGCTGAGAAGCATGAATGCACCAAGAGACAAGCAATTAGCCATTACTCAAAGGATTTGAAGGTGAAAAATGACGATGGAGTGGCTGAAGTGCACTTCCCAACAGAGTGCGAGATCAGGATGATGGGTGATAAGAATCTATCTGATCCAAAGCCTGTGGATGGAGCCTTGACAATGATCTTTGTCAGATTAGCTGTTGATGACACCACCTATCCATGTGTGGCACATTTTTGTGCTGAAACAGACACTGTGATTTATCGTATACGTTTACTCCAGAATCGTCTAAATGTAGATCCTCTGAATGAGAAGAAGTGGGTCCAAGGGCTAAGTGCCATTCACGAGAGTTTAAACAAGAAATGCCTCCCTTTGTGCCCCATGCATGCAAGTGATCTTCTTCTTGGCAAGATTACTCTTCAAGATATTGACTGTACTCGATTTGTTGATGTGGAGTAA